In Streptomyces sp. Li-HN-5-11, the sequence CGCGGTTCCGCTGGCACGAGCGGTATCCGGACGACGCGGCACTCAAGGCGGCGGTGTCATGAGCGCCGGGACCGCGGCACCTGCCGGGCCCGTGCCCGCGGCACCCGCCCGGCACGGCTTCCGTACGCGGGTGCGCGGCGGATGGGCGGGGTTCGCCGTCCGTCGCGCGGGCGGTTTGCTGATGTCGCTGCTGCTGCTCGTCGTCGGGACGTTCCTCATCGTTCCCCTGCTGCCCGGGGACCCGGCCCGCGCGATCGCCGGCACCAGCTCGTCTCCGGCCACGCTCGCGGCGATCCGCGACCGTCTGGAACTCAACGAGCCGATGGCGACGCGGTTCGTCCACTACCTCGGTGACATCGCGACCGGACGGCTCGGCACGTCGTTCCGGTTCGACACCCCGGTCGCGGACATCATCGCGACCAGGTTGCCGTACACCGTCCAACTCGTCATCCCGGCTGTCCTGCTCTCCCTGGTCATCGCCGTCCCGATGGGCATGACCGTCGGCGTCCTCACCCGCGGCGGACGCCGCCGATGGCTCGATGTCGCCTTCGGCACGGTCGCGGGACTCCTGGCGTCGGCGCCGGTCTACGTCGTCGCGACCCTGCTCGTCGTCGTCTTCTCGATCAACCTCGGGCTGCTGCCGTCCGGCGGCGCGACGACGATCAGTTCACTGATCCTGCCGATCGCGGCACTCTGCATCGGTCCGGCCTTCGCCATCGCCCGGGTCGTCCGGCAGGAGACGGCCTCAGTGCTCGCACAGGACTACCTGAGAACCGCGCGCGGCCACCGCCTGGGACCCGTGCGTCTCTACCTGCGCCACGCACTGCCCAACCTCATGACGAGCGTCCTGACCTTGAGCGGCCTCGTCCTCACGTCTCTGCTCGGCGGGACGCTCATCATCGAGAACGTCTTCACCTATCCAGGACTCGGCACCGAGGTCGTCCAGGCGATCATCTACAAGGATTATCCGGTGATCCAGGGCATCATCCTCGTCGTCGGCATGCTCGCCCTGCTCGTCAACCTCCTCGTCGACGTCGTCCTCGGAATCGTCGACCCGCGCACACTCGAGGGAGGCCACCGTGGCCACTGACGCAACCGTGCGCCGGTGGCGCCAGAAC encodes:
- a CDS encoding ABC transporter permease, whose translation is MSAGTAAPAGPVPAAPARHGFRTRVRGGWAGFAVRRAGGLLMSLLLLVVGTFLIVPLLPGDPARAIAGTSSSPATLAAIRDRLELNEPMATRFVHYLGDIATGRLGTSFRFDTPVADIIATRLPYTVQLVIPAVLLSLVIAVPMGMTVGVLTRGGRRRWLDVAFGTVAGLLASAPVYVVATLLVVVFSINLGLLPSGGATTISSLILPIAALCIGPAFAIARVVRQETASVLAQDYLRTARGHRLGPVRLYLRHALPNLMTSVLTLSGLVLTSLLGGTLIIENVFTYPGLGTEVVQAIIYKDYPVIQGIILVVGMLALLVNLLVDVVLGIVDPRTLEGGHRGH